Within the Rosa rugosa chromosome 2, drRosRugo1.1, whole genome shotgun sequence genome, the region ATTTATCAAGTACTCCTGGTTCGTGTGTAATCATGTTGTCATGTTGTATGGAAGAGTTTGGCAGGGACTGAGTCTACTGATCTTTGTTTAAACCCACCTTTTCACGGCGTTGCCATATGTTTATGAAGCTCGGGGATGTTGATGAATAATGGATGgtgatttcaatttcaatcttatatatatatatatatatatatatatatatatatatatatatatatatatatatataatgcatATGAAGTAGATGGTTATGAACTCATGATAACGAGTGGGAGCTTGGGTCTCTGAAGATCGCCTATTCTTAACACTTTGAGCTTATCGTTATAGCGTTTGGTCCCTTTTGTTCAGATTCCATCGTTTTGGCAACGCAAATGAACATCACTCTTGTGATGTAAGGTACAGAAGCTTAAGCTTGTCCATATAAAAGATGGGCATATATAAGAAGTGGTCCCAGTTCCAAGTTACAGCAAGCTAAATTCCAGAGAGGCCGACAGAGAGGAAGATCTCAATTCATGGCTGGCACACAACACATAGATCAAAACCACTGCTCCGCTTAGTTTAGGGGAAACAGAATCCAAATCTCTCGCATCTCCAGGTGTTGAAATTTACAATTGGATACCAGGTGTTGAAATTTTCAATTGGATACACCATAGCCACATAAAACTTCGGTTTTCCTCTACAAGCAACAATTTCACACCACAAAGTTCTCACTAGCTCTGGCCCTTCTTGATTCCTTTCATTAAAGCTTAATGTTAATTTATTAGTAGCTTTCTTATTCATCACTAATCAACTCGCCAGTAAATGATTATACTAATTCATGAGATATGGTAGGCACGTGGACATGTCCCAAGCTTTATCCCCCACCTCCCATTCATACGCTTTTGCGAAACCCGACTGAAAATCACGACCTTCTGCCGAACAAATTACGACTTTAGGAGTTTAGGGGTATTCGaacttcaaacttcaaacttcaaacttccAAGATGGCATCCACAATTCTTGATAGTTCTAACTCTCTGCAATTTAGTTTAGAAGACTTATTATAGTAGAATTACACAACAAAAAACAATCCTGCCACattcttttggttttgagtATAGACAACAAAATTTGACTTATTTATTAGTCATCTTTTAAGCACCTTAAACCTGTACCTAATATGATAGACTAAGTGAAGTAGGGAACCCTTAGTCTTCTTGTAAGGTCAAATGACTCAAATCATTCTCCTTTTTTCTGGTACCAAATTGCTGGAGAACTATACAGATGGTGGTGGCTTTTCATGCATATGAAACAATGTACACTATTACCATCACGGACCAGAACTTAATTTCTGCTAGTTGTATGTTCTCAGACCCCACTTATCACTTATCACTTAATACATAGGTGGAGGAAAATGAGCACTAATGGACTTCTTGAAGGGGTTCTCTACTTGCAGAACTTTAATATCTGCACTGATCTCAAATGGGGCGGTCTAAATTGAGCTCCACCCATTTGATAGCTCAAAAGGCCaatgttaagtacaataatcaAAGAAAAGCAAAGCAAAATATGTCATTTATACAGGAAACTTTGCTGAAAAGATGAAATGGTGAGGAAGATGGTAAGGATCCAACTGAAATGGAAGTTAAAAGCTTACAATGActtgaaaacaaagaaaattcaCCTAGTCAGTAAAATCTTCATCAACTCGTGGAAGTAAATTTTGGGTCTTAACTTGTTGCTTCCCTGAATCATTCTGGGCTCGAATTTTTTCTTGATATCGGTTCCACTGCAGCAGCTCTCATCTTTCTATTATTGAAGATGATCGGATGaactcaaaagaaagaaaataagagaTGCATGATTTGCAAGATCTTTAGGTGAAGAAATTGCGTGCTTGAGAATTCAAGAGTGCATTGTAGCACCTGCGCTTAcatggatatgatgatcttgtTTCTGAGAAGCTTTCATGGCAACATTCTTCATCACTTAAAGAACTTGAGTCTGGTGGAGTTGAAGAGCTAGATGACCATGGAACAACTTGAttctcctcatcatcatcatcatcattaccaCCATCGTTATCATCAGCGCCAttgtcaccaccaccaccatcatgtTCATCATCTTCTCCAATGCTATTTTCTtcatgatcatcatcatcatgttctt harbors:
- the LOC133733478 gene encoding zinc finger protein CONSTANS-LIKE 9-like isoform X1, which produces MKKCELCDSVAKMYCESDQASLCWDCDIKVHGANFLVAKHLRTLLCHVCQSLTPWNASGPKLGPTVSVCENCVNSSNKESTNEEEEEHDDDDHEENSIGEDDEHDGGGGDNGADDNDGGNDDDDDEENQVVPWSSSSSTPPDSSSLSDEECCHESFSETRSSYPCKRRCYNALLNSQARNFFT